GGGGGCGGGACTAAATGGGAGTACAGCTATGTTATTAcaccacagcagagagaggtctcactctgctctcttttctAGACATCAGATCCATTCATTTGGACGATATTACATGAAATTAGTATGTGTTGAGGAGGTTATTACATggatatgtttatgtttaaaatgcattttttttgtttttagaaaaaagttaaatatttggTAAACGTACCGGaagcagagagcaggaagacaaacacaacatcaaacgTCACaacacaccaaactccattcacaaaaacactcagacttttattttcagtataGACACCTTTGTTCCATTGTTCCTGTGGGGGTCAGTAACACACCTGGAAGCATTACACTGACAAAAACTACAAGAATGTCCTCGTGAAGGAATAACAAGAGCTGCTCACAAACAGAAAGTTACTGAAGAGATCTGGTTGAAAGTGAGAAGACCGTTTGGAGTTTAtctgtaatatacagtatattactgTATGTGAGGAAGGGGACCTCGGGGACACACTGGTTTGAGTTACTATGGGAGAAATTATTCCGGCCAGAGGATCGTCTCTGAGAGATAATTTTATTTCAGGGAGGTTACAACATGTGTGTGGTTCTGAAAATGAACAAAGGAAGAATAAACCCAAGTCTTCCAAATGTATAAATTTAACATaacctacaaacacaaactggaaaCTATACAAAGGTATGCATGTGAACAGATTCTCATCGTATTCACTCATGCACACAAATCAAGAAGGAGTTAAAGGGTAAATTGTCCCTGCTGAGCTGTCTGTCCTGAAGCGGGTGCTGGCAATGCACATTTCCGGACGTTTGTCTGGGAGCACGCAAAGGGGCTTTTGTACACTATATATCAGATGAATTAGATCAATATTGGATTATAGACATTAGAttatgtgtgtggtgtttggGTCTGCAGAAATACAGTTCTTAAAAAATCAGACGTCATGGTTCAGGCTCAGGTTCTCAGTGACAGTTGATCagtttacaacacacacacacacgctgttaGCTTTGTGGAAGTAAAACTGAAGAGACCTGAGAGCGGTTTGTTCAGCAGATATTTAGATAGAAATTCAAAGATGTTTCTAtggacagcagcagaaagaatGTCACTACATGTTGTGTATGTCTATGTAAGTGACgataaaacatgatttaatttGGAATTAAAAGGAGACAGATGAAAAGTGTAATTAAGTTAAAGGCAGCAGAAGatatatttcattatcatcatcatttcaattgatataattcattaattatagAAGTCAAAGAAAAGCCTGATAAATGAGAGGCAGCAGACGATAATATCCAGATTGAGATActaaacacaactttatttaaaatacagGAAGAAACTTTAGATTAGAGGACGGTCTAGACCCACTCCCTGAGATCATGTCTGTTATGATTTGGAGCTTTATCaataaaactgaagtgaaaagaTGATTCAGACTCACAGACATTAAACTGTGATTTATGACAGCAGgtgcaaacacacccctcccacaccagtgaacatccagCGAATGGATATCAAGATGGTGAAatcttacaagtacctgggtgttcacctaaacaataaactggactggactgacaacacaacggcactgtacaagaagggccagagcagactctacctgctcaggagactcaggtcttttggTGTGCAGGGGGCACTCCTGAAGACCTTCTTTGACTCGgtggtggcatcagccatcttttatggagtggtctgCTGGAGCAGCAGAATGTCAGCTACcaacaggaagaaactggacagactgattaagaagggcagctctgttctgggacgCACCCTGgactcagtggaggtggtgAGAGAAAGGTggatgatggctaagctatcatccctgagggagaacatgtcccaccccatgcaggacactcaggcagcactgggcagctccttcagtgacaggctgcttcacccgcgCTGTGTGAAGGGTTAGGGTCCCTCCCAGCTGCTGTCAGGATctacaatcagacctgctcccagtagacctgctcccagtagaccacacacaccgacatggacaatccacatatctctgaatgtaacaatggtgcaatacccacacctcaatacagtacaatccctttacctttatttctttcttctgtgaatttgtaaattatagtcgttttttagttttagtagcttttttataacagtctttattgtttttatttattatatcttgattttccacttatgtctctattgcactatcctgttggctgctggaacaatgcaaatgtccccgctgagggatcaataaagggttatcttatctcatcttatGTATTTTATAAAGAGgagatgattattatttattttagtttcatttcagGATGTGAAAGTTATGTGTTcttgatttatcttttttttttttttttgtatttttatttttgaatacATTTAGAGTCCCGATCCATACCCCACCAGctggtggcggtaatgcaccaTTTGTTTGCCAACCGCCAAACgacatcaagaagaagaagaagaagaagaagaagaagaagaacgtcCTCGCGCGTGCGCAGTTTGTGAACCTGGTCGCGTTACTGAAGATGGCTGCGCCCATAGACCTGGAGCTGAAGAAGGTAAccgtgtgtgtcagtgtgttacCTGGCCTCACCTGGCTGGCACGTGCTTTTTGTGTTTCACGAAGAGCCGCGGCGGATACATTTACAGCTTTTAATAAACGGCTGGTTAGCAGGAGCGTTAGTAACACTGCAGCTAACACCGgagctaaatgttagcatgagGAGCTAACACTGATCACCCACGCAGCACACACGCGCGCGGTTTAACTGTTCGTCTCTAATAATGAAAGTGTGGCTTGCGTCAGTAATATAAAAATACGATCTACAAATGTATCAGGAGATAATACCGGAGACTTCCTGTGAGATAGTACTCAGGTGTTGTATCATGTGATTGACTCACCTGGGGACGTGACCGCTCGCGGTTGTCTGTCGTCATAGTAACACAATTTCCAGAAGTTTCCAGaagtctgaaactgaaacatggAGACAGGATGCTGGTTGTCCATGAACACTGGGCCTTTCTCAACCCCCCTCCACCATCTCTACCCACTTTCACTCTGTTCTGTCGTCCACGTCGAGTGTCCGCCTCCTTAAGTGCATCCCAAACCAGCTACCGGGCAGTGGAAGTGGGTTACAAAACCCTCCAACAGCGAGGGTGCACCGATGTGTTGTTTTCGACATGGAAGACGCATACATTTAATAgtgtgacaaaaataaatataaacacggaaaaatataaattatgtacaaattgtgcagatttatgtgcagttaaacagtcttacagccgtaggaatgaacgacctgcggtagcgctccttctcacaccgtgggtgtaacagtctgctgctaaaggagctgctcagggcccccatagtctcgtgcagggggtgagaggtgttgtccatgatggatgtcagcttggctaacatcctcctctcccccacctgcTCAATGGAGTCCAACGGGCAGTCCAGgacagagccggctcgcctaatcagtctattgagcctcctcctgacCCTGTTCGTGTTCCAGAGAGCAAGTATAACAAACTCTGATACTGAACCATATTTATAAAGCGtccggtctagacctgctctatatgtaaagtgtcatgagatagtgtttgttgtgattcatgtaaataaaatagaattgaACTCTGAGTTGATACACCTGAGACAGGAAACTTCATCGCAGCTGATCAGAGTTCAGTCAGATCTGAGTGAGGCGCCTGCGTGACGAGTATAAAATGCTATCATCAATGGCGCTCCGATACTATGATTCACCATGGCAATGGGTAAATAAAGAGCAGAGCCTCTATTTGAATCAGTGGAGCTAGAAATATGACTGAATGACGCGTCTTTAACGACGCAGCAGTGAGAGGGCCTGAGTCTGAATCAGTTAACGCTGTTACAGTTTGTTCAGTGTTCCATTCATTCGTCATCTACCAGACTGTGGTCTCATTAATGGATGGTACAGTTCTggagtatgtatgtatgttacatttattttcgGATCGATGTATTTTGCTATATGCTCTGCTCAGGGCgactcttcaggtgtttggaggttgttcagtatgtctctcCTTTTCCGTTGTGAAGGAATGATggttagtttcttgatggacaggcTTTGCTTGTTTCTAACGTAATCggtaactgctgctaactgtagctgccctTCGCTAGTTAGCTTAGTTGGCCGTGCAGCAAGCagactctaaccatctgactctaAGAGCCCGGGCTTGAAAACCTCCTCCTGacggtccaaagctcctgtgatCTAGTAAATGACAACAGAACCGAAGCCTGCaagatcattttaatgttttacaaaagaaaagaaatacatttaaccaTTTCGCTTACttcttttttattcagtgtttagTTTAAGTGTAAAGGTGAAAGTTGTTCAGGTGTTTTTCCATCAGAATGATACCTCCTGTCTCTTGCAGGCGTTCTCGGAGCTGCAGGTGAAGATGATCGACACGCAGCAGAAGGTGAAGTTGGCCGACCTGCAGATCGATCAGTTGACTCGGGTTCAGaaacatgctaagctaactcaCGCTGAGATCACGACGCTGCCTGACAACACACGACTGTACGAGGGAGTCGGACGCATGTGagtctccatgacaaccaagATCTTTGTTCACCTGGACAGGTTACACTGACAGAAAgcgtgacatcacagtgacatcacaaataCATGAATAGTCAGTGAATTCAACAGAAACGGGAAGTGAACTGTGAACTCTCATTTCatgtcctgctgtgtgtgtgtgtgtgtgtgtgtgtgtgtgtgtgtgtgtgttcaggttcatTCTTCAGTCAAAGGAGGACATAAACAAtcagctgacagacaaacagaaaacagctgacGAGAAAATTAAAGAACTCGAGGtacaaatacaattaaatacacACTGAGACGTGTTTTACCTGCAGTGCATGTTCAGGTGTTtctgactttttgttgtgatttccAGCAGAAGAAGGTGTACCTTGAACGTAGCGTGAAGGAAGCAGAAGACAACATCAGAGAGATGCTTCTGTCCAGGAGAGCTCAGTGATCAATCATCAATAACACATTAATGACCCATTAACACACTCATATTCATGTCCATAACAACTTAGTTGttcatattaaaatgttgaaccttcagtctgtgtgtgtgttactacaGTGCAAGATAACTttaaacacatgaagaagaataTACACGATGTATTTTTAGACTGATTGTCACTTTTAAGATTAAATTGAGTTTGGAGTGTCAGCTGAGCATCAtggagaaaaggaaagtttAAATACTGAATGAGAATAACACTTGATGTGTCTTAAATACAGTAACAGTTGAACAGAGTTTGGTTGGAGGATTCTCAGATGAGATCTGTTCCTGATAACAGCTCTGTAttgaaaatgttggaaaatataataatttaaatgtaaagctTTTTTATCGTTGTGAATCCTAACCCAAATATTAAGTGATCTTTTAAAGACAGAAGGAAACcggcttttatttgtttttacttcttttaaaCTTTGAGTTGAATAATTCATCATTAAATTTAATCAGTTAATAAGTAATAATTATTATACTTCAGAGGGAGGTGGTACAgatgaccagcaggtggcagcacaGTAACAGGTGTGTCGATAGAGTATTAAGGAGGACAACTCAATGGACTATTCTCCAGCATTTATTTGCTCCTGCAGaagaaattaaaacacattaatcgCCTTCTGGTCCTTTTTCCTTCTGCACACACCAGACTTCAGTCAATAAACGGGCTGTTTCTGAACATTATTTGACTTTGTGGGttcaatacaaatataatacagGAGACATTTTGTTGCTGGCAGAACTTTActgttataaaatatgaaaatataaacattcTGCTTATTCTCAGTCTTTAGTCTTAAGATTTGGAAATTATTAACAAGTTTAACACACTTACAGTTGATTAATATCTCGAACCCGACTTAACAAAGCCAAGCTGCAACATGCTacctgctgcaggtgttgtCCAGGAGCTTCCTGCTGTGAGATTCTGAAGCATTAAAATGCTTCAGGTGGTTTTTATATTCACATGAAAAGGTTTGAAAATCACCTGGACAGGTATAAGAAAACTAAAGACAACAAATGCTCCTGTTCTTCTGTTCTTTAACTGATCTGAGAGCAGACATTTGCTTGGAGataagagttttttttctaataCTTCAGTTTAAAATCTGATCAACTTTATTGATTGACAGAAACTAAAGTTCCATCAGCTGAAGACAAGTAACCTAATAAACAGTGTGTCATTGATCAGGATGGACATAGCAACTTGAATCGTCATCATGAGTCACACCTTACAGTTTGAACAGAACTGATTCTACTAATCGATACAAATATGTATTGATCTTTATTACTTGTCACTTTATTAGAAACTGTTCCTGTAGGAGTGATGGCTGTGTTTCAGTGATCTGATTGGTCCTCTGAAGTTGACCGGCAGCATTGGTTACCATAGATACCCGAGTTAAACCTGCTGATCTAAGGTCTGCTGcctcacaaacaacaacaacaacaacaacaacaacaacaacaacaacaacacaaacaggaaacaaatcaatcggcttttattttcttctg
The Enoplosus armatus isolate fEnoArm2 chromosome 13, fEnoArm2.hap1, whole genome shotgun sequence genome window above contains:
- the pfdn1 gene encoding prefoldin subunit 1 isoform X2; its protein translation is MAAPIDLELKKAFSELQVKMIDTQQKVKLADLQIDQLTRVQKHAKLTHAEITTLPDNTRLYEGVGRMFILQSKEDINNQLTDKQKTADEKIKELEKKVYLERSVKEAEDNIREMLLSRRAQ
- the pfdn1 gene encoding prefoldin subunit 1 isoform X1; protein product: MAAPIDLELKKAFSELQVKMIDTQQKVKLADLQIDQLTRVQKHAKLTHAEITTLPDNTRLYEGVGRMFILQSKEDINNQLTDKQKTADEKIKELEQKKVYLERSVKEAEDNIREMLLSRRAQ